Proteins from a genomic interval of Molothrus ater isolate BHLD 08-10-18 breed brown headed cowbird chromosome 10, BPBGC_Mater_1.1, whole genome shotgun sequence:
- the PARL gene encoding presenilins-associated rhomboid-like protein, mitochondrial produces the protein MAWRCWARAGGPCPHRLALLLLQPRRGFRRARPRPEEPPAAAAEARPGPPLPRRSLCPPSPTAAAGRPSPRRLVKPLLFAVGFTGSAFGSAAIWQYESLKSRVQTYFEEARADWMDKMRPQKRGDFRKQVNSWWNNLTEGQRTVTGIIAANVFVFCLWRLPGMRRFMFTYFTSNPSSRALCSPMLLSTFSHFSLFHMAANMYVLWSFSSSIVSLLGCEQFIAVYLSAGVISTFVSYVAKMATGRFEPSLGASGAIMTVLAAVCTKMPEAKLAIILLPMFTFTAGSALKAIIAFDTAGLVLGWRLFDHAAHLGGALFGMWYVTYGHELIWKNREPLVKAWHEMRTKNTGKGGGGRS, from the exons ATGGCGTGGCGGTGCTGGGCCCGCGCCGGGGGTCCGTGCCCGCACAG GttggcgctgctgctgctgcagccgcGGCGGGGTTTCCGCCGGGCGCGGCCGCGGCCCGAGGAGCCCCCGGCAGCCGCCGCCGAagcgcggcccggcccgccgctgccccggcgcAGCCTCTGCCCGCCGTCACccaccgccgccgccggccgccCCTCGCCGCGCCGCCTGGTGAAGCCGCTCCTGTTCGCCGTAGGG TTCACAGGCTCGGCCTTCGGCTCCGCCGCCATCTGGCAGTATGAGTCGCTCAAGTCGCGCGTCCAGACCTACTTTGAGGAGGCTCGAGCAGACTGGATGGATAAAATGCGGCCGCAGAAGAGAGGCGACTTCAGAAAGCAG GTTAACAGCTGGTGGAATAACCTGACTGAGGGTCAGCGGACTGTGACAG GTATCATAGCTGCAAATGTCTTTGTGTTCTGTTTGTGGAGACTGCCTGGCATGCGACGGTTTATGTTTACATATTTCACCTCCAATCCATCCTCCA gaGCCCTGTGTTCTCCCATGCTGCTCTCTACGTTTAGTcacttctctctcttccacaTGGCAGCAAATATGTATGTTCTAtggagcttttccagcagcattgTCTCTCTTCTGGGATGTGAGCAGTTCATTGCAGTGTATCTTTCTGCTG ggGTTATCTCCACTTTTGTCAGTTACGTCGCTAAAATGGCCACGGGAAGGTTTGAACCATCCCTTGGAGCT TCAGGAGCTATAATGACTGTCCTTGCAGCCGTGTGTACGAAGATGCCAGAGGCAAAACTGGCCATCATACTTCTTCCAATGTTCACATTTACAGCAGGAAGT GCTTTAAAAGCCATAATTGCATTTGACACTGCAGGGCTTGTTTTAGGCTGGAGACTTTTTGACCATGCTGCACACCTTGGGGGAGCTCTCTTTGGAAT GTGGTATGTGACTTATGGCCACGAGCTCATATGGAAGAACAGAGAACCACTGGTGAAAGCTTGGCATGAAATGAGGACAAAGAAcacaggaaagggaggaggtgGAAGATCTTAA
- the LOC118690068 gene encoding claudin-19-like — translation MASSCLQICALLLALAGFTASLVTTMSSSWKVLDSTTELVTADWVSEGLWMDCAATAVGSVQCKRFLYMLSTDPHIQACRALMITSILLGFLAAVLTLLGMKCTNIGLSDEDGKMKFTVTGGFLFVLGGLCSMVAISWYAAMVTAQFFDQLYAGTKYELGEGLYLGWTGSILYILGGILLTCSCRGKEKQNYSPKKYAYSAAQAPSQPHMYPRNSETVISNKEYV, via the exons ATGGCATCATCGTGTCTACAGATCTGTGCATTGCTGCTGGCTTTAGCAGGATTCACTGCATCACTTGTTACTACCATGTCCAGCAGTTGGAAAGTTTTGGACTCCACGACAGAGCTGGTTACTGCAGACTGGGTTTCTGAAGGTCTTTGGATGGACTGTGCAGCAACTGCTGTTGGATCAGTTCAGTGCAAGAGGTTTCTCTACATGCTGAGTACAGACC CTCACATTCAGGCATGCCGTGCCCTGATGATTACTTCCATCCTTTTGGGATTCTTAGCTGCAGTACTCACACTGCTTGGTATGAAGTGCACAAACATTGGGTTGAGTGATGAAGATGGAAAAATGAAGTTTACTGTCACAGGaggatttctttttgttttaggaG GCCTCTGCTCCATGGTGGCTATTTCTTGGTATGCTGCAATGGTTACTGCTCAGTTTTTTGACCAACTGTACGCTGGAACCAA GTATGAACTAGGAGAAGGTCTGTACTTAGGCTGGACTGGATCTATCCTTTATATACTTGGTGGGATCCTACTGACCTGttcctgcagagggaaggaaaaacagaattacAG TCCCAAGAAGTATGCATATTCAGCAGCCCAGGCACCTTCTCAGCCACACATGTACCCCAGGAACTCTGAGACAGTCATAAGCAACAAGGAGTATGTCTGA
- the DUSP28 gene encoding dual specificity phosphatase 28, protein MLQLCPVTASLLLGTARAACDEELLAREGVTFCVNVTRLQPFPALRAVRGIRVPVFDDPAEDLARYFEPCGAAIEEAVRAGGRCLVYCKNGRSRSAAICTAYLMRHRQLPLKDAFEAVKAARPVAEPNAGFWSQLQRYEEELQIPKHSAPPSKGLIK, encoded by the exons atgctgcagctctgcccggTCACGGCCTCGCTGCTGCTGGGCACGGCCAGGGCAGCGTGCGACGAGGAGCTGCTGGCGCGGGAGGGGGTCACCTTCTGCGTGAATGTCACCCGGCTGCAGCCCTTCCCCGCGCTGCGGGCCGTCCGCGGCATCCGCGTGCCCGTGTTCGATGACCCGGCCGAGGACCTGGCCCGGTACTTCGAGCCCTGCGGCGCCGCCATCGAGGAGGCCGTGCGGGCCGGGGGCCGCTGCCTGGTGTACTGCAAGAACGGCCGCAGCCGCTCCGCTGCCATCTGCACCGCTTATCTCATGAGACACCGGCAGCTCCCGCTCAAGGACGCCTTTGAG gctgTGAAAGCTGCCAGACCCGTAGCAGAGCCGAATGCAGGATTTTggtcccagctgcagagatATGAAGAAGAATTGCAGATACCAAAGCACTCTGCTCCACCGAGCAAAGGACTTATAAAATAG